In a single window of the Raphanus sativus cultivar WK10039 chromosome 9, ASM80110v3, whole genome shotgun sequence genome:
- the LOC108836499 gene encoding LOW QUALITY PROTEIN: cysteine-rich receptor-like protein kinase 41 (The sequence of the model RefSeq protein was modified relative to this genomic sequence to represent the inferred CDS: deleted 1 base in 1 codon; substituted 1 base at 1 genomic stop codon) — translation MKSGQGDTFFINEVSLVAKLQHRNLVRLLGFCLDGQERLLVYEFFKNTSLDHFIFGIFXSTLYIYISSLFLHDPNRFFPHRFRQEKGLLYLHEDSRFKIVHRDLKASNVLLDDEMNPKITDFGMAKLFDTDQASQTRFTSKVAGTYGYMAPEYAMNGQFSVKTDVFSFGVLVLEIITGKRNNWSPEEQRSIFLLSYVRKCWREGKVLNIVDPSLIETEGSSDEIMKCIHIALLCVQENAESRPTMASVVVMLNESSFTLPRPSEPGFYSGDGESSSSRDNHTSSIPSLNSVTITELDPR, via the exons ATGAAATCAGGACAAGGAGACACTTTCTTCATAAACGAAGTCTCATTAGTTGCAAAACTCCAACATCGAAATCTTGTTAGGCTTTTAGGTTTCTGCTTGGATGGACAAGAGCGACTACTCGTCTATGAGTTCTTCAAGAACACAAGCCTTGACCATTTCATATTTGGTATCTTTTGATccactctatatatatatatatcatctctATTTCTACATGATCCTAATCGTTTTTTTCCCCACAGATTCAGACAGGAGAAGGGTCTTCTTTATCTCCATGAAGATTCTCGTTTCAAAATTGTTCACAGAGATCTTAAAGCCAGCAATGTTCTATTGGACGATGAAATGAACCCGAAAATCACAGATTTTGGAATGGCTAAGTTGTTTGATACAGACCAAGCAAGTCAGACCAGGTTTACAAGCAAAGTTGCTGGAACCTA CGGGTACATGGCTCCAGAGTATGCAATGAACGGGCAATTCTCAGTGAAAACCGATGTATTTAGCTTCGGTGTACTAGTCCTTGAGATCATTACAGGCAAGAGAAACAACTGGTCTCCAGAAGAACAAAGATCAATCTTTCTACTTAGCTAT GTGCGGAAATGCTGGAGAGAAGGGAAAGTGTTA AACATTGTGGATCCAAGTCTGATTGAAACAGAAGGTTCAAGTGATGAAATCATGAAGTGCATTCACATTGCCCTGTTGTGTGTGCAGGAGAATGCAGAGAGTAGACCAACAATGGCTTCTGTTGTTGTAATGCTCAATGAAAGTTCTTTCACTTTACCTAGACCTTCAGAACCAGGCTTTTACTCAGGGGATggagaatcatcatcatcaagagaCAATCACACAAGTAGCATTCCGTCACTGAACAGTGTTACAATCACTGAGTTAGATCCTCGTTGA
- the LOC108827621 gene encoding uncharacterized protein LOC108827621 isoform X2, whose product MDQMTEFKLRISASSLLGFDLSATNHKKLVRDVLEAFLLSNLDEAAHVEANVQETVAPVDPNPTASAGGEEDERFICKLSEKRNATVQKYRGQPFLSIGETSKEDGKPFRGVHLSANQWSVIKKNFEAIEEGIKQSQSKLKSESKQNGGTCKPVEDDTSCGFSIIETSRFDGRSYLRWALQMELFLKQLNLSYVLLKPCPVTNTSQADDAAGKNWLKDDYICYTHLLNSLSDHLYRQYSKRFKHAKELWDELKWVYQCEESNSKRSQVRKYIEFKMVEERPVLDQVQDFNKIADSIVSAGMFLDETFHVSTIISKFPLSWRGFSTRLMEEEFLPVWMLMERVKAEEDLLRNGPQRVTYRPATGSCQMERMPPSLGRGSQSIGWKRKEPERDGRVTIACDNCGRRGHLAKNCWGKKVDERASRKPNRVTFSPTTHVGSETQAASKNDVE is encoded by the exons ATGGACCAGATGACTGAGTTCAAGCTCCGCATCTCCGCTTCTTCTCTACTCGGTTTCGACTTATCGGCGACCAATCACAAGAAGCTTGTCAGAGACGTTCTCGAAGCCTTTCTTCTATCCAATCTCGACGAGGCTGCCCACGTTGAAGCAAACGTTCAAGAGACGGTGGCTCCCGTGGATCCTAATCCAACCGCTTCAGCTGgtggtgaagaagatgaacgCTTTATTTGTAAG CTTTCGGAGAAGCGAAATGCTACGGTTCAAAAATACAGAGGCCAACCTTTTCTATCTATCGGGGAGACTTCTAAGGAAGATGGAAAGCCTTTCAGAG GAGTACATTTGTCAGCTAACCAATGgtctgtgatcaagaagaactTTGAAGCCATAGAGGAAGGCATTAAGCAGTCCCAATCAAAATTAAA AtcagaatcaaaacaaaacGGAGGTACTTGTAAGCCTGTGGAAGACGATACCAGTTGCGGTTTTTCCATCATCGAGACTTCACGTTTTGATGGGAGGAGTTATCTTCGCTGGGCGTTACAGATGGAGCTTTTCTTAAAGCAGTTGAATCTTAGTTATGTTCTCCTTAAACCCTGTCCTGTTACCAACACCTCTCAAGCTGATGATGCCGCCGGAAAAAACTGGTTGAAAGATGATTACATATGCTACACTCATTTGTTAAACTCCTTGTCAGACCATCTATACCGTCAATACTCGAAGAGATTCAAGCATGCGAAAGAGTTGTGGGATGAGTTAAAATGGGTCTACCAGTGTGAGGAATCTAACTCAAAGAGGTCACAGGTCAGAAAGTACATTGAGTTCAAAATGGTGGAAGAGAGACCGGTTCTTGATCAAGTCCAAGACTTCAACAAGATTGCTGATTCCATAGTGAGTGCTGGTATGTTTCTAGACGAGACGTTTCATGTGAGTACCATCATTTCCAAGTTTCCACTGTCCTGGAGAGGGTTTAGCACCAGGTTGATGGAAGAGGAGTTTTTGCCGGTCTGGATGTTGATGGAACGAGTCAAAGCTGAGGAGGATCTTCTCAGAAACGGACCACAAAGGGTTACGTATAGACCAGCAACAGGGTCTTGTCAGATGGAAAGGATGCCACCGAGTCTAGGAAGGGGTTCTCAGAGCATAGGTTGGAAGAGGAAAGAACCTGAGAGAGATGGGAGGGTCACCATAGCTTGTGACAACTGTGGCAGGAGGGGACATCTTGCAAAGAACTGTTGGGGGAAGAAGGTTGATGAGAGAGCTTCCAGAAAACCAAACCGGGTTACTTTTTCGCCCACTACACATGTGGGTTCAGAGACTCAAGCAGCATCCAAGAATGACGTGGAGTAA
- the LOC108827621 gene encoding uncharacterized protein LOC108827621 isoform X1 produces MEVMMVPPTTQEIEETVKGILREADMDQMTEFKLRISASSLLGFDLSATNHKKLVRDVLEAFLLSNLDEAAHVEANVQETVAPVDPNPTASAGGEEDERFICKLSEKRNATVQKYRGQPFLSIGETSKEDGKPFRGVHLSANQWSVIKKNFEAIEEGIKQSQSKLKSESKQNGGTCKPVEDDTSCGFSIIETSRFDGRSYLRWALQMELFLKQLNLSYVLLKPCPVTNTSQADDAAGKNWLKDDYICYTHLLNSLSDHLYRQYSKRFKHAKELWDELKWVYQCEESNSKRSQVRKYIEFKMVEERPVLDQVQDFNKIADSIVSAGMFLDETFHVSTIISKFPLSWRGFSTRLMEEEFLPVWMLMERVKAEEDLLRNGPQRVTYRPATGSCQMERMPPSLGRGSQSIGWKRKEPERDGRVTIACDNCGRRGHLAKNCWGKKVDERASRKPNRVTFSPTTHVGSETQAASKNDVE; encoded by the exons ATGGAAGTGATGATGGTTCCTCCAACTACACAGGAAATAGAGGAAACAGTGAAGGGAATACTCAGAGAAGCTGACATGGACCAGATGACTGAGTTCAAGCTCCGCATCTCCGCTTCTTCTCTACTCGGTTTCGACTTATCGGCGACCAATCACAAGAAGCTTGTCAGAGACGTTCTCGAAGCCTTTCTTCTATCCAATCTCGACGAGGCTGCCCACGTTGAAGCAAACGTTCAAGAGACGGTGGCTCCCGTGGATCCTAATCCAACCGCTTCAGCTGgtggtgaagaagatgaacgCTTTATTTGTAAG CTTTCGGAGAAGCGAAATGCTACGGTTCAAAAATACAGAGGCCAACCTTTTCTATCTATCGGGGAGACTTCTAAGGAAGATGGAAAGCCTTTCAGAG GAGTACATTTGTCAGCTAACCAATGgtctgtgatcaagaagaactTTGAAGCCATAGAGGAAGGCATTAAGCAGTCCCAATCAAAATTAAA AtcagaatcaaaacaaaacGGAGGTACTTGTAAGCCTGTGGAAGACGATACCAGTTGCGGTTTTTCCATCATCGAGACTTCACGTTTTGATGGGAGGAGTTATCTTCGCTGGGCGTTACAGATGGAGCTTTTCTTAAAGCAGTTGAATCTTAGTTATGTTCTCCTTAAACCCTGTCCTGTTACCAACACCTCTCAAGCTGATGATGCCGCCGGAAAAAACTGGTTGAAAGATGATTACATATGCTACACTCATTTGTTAAACTCCTTGTCAGACCATCTATACCGTCAATACTCGAAGAGATTCAAGCATGCGAAAGAGTTGTGGGATGAGTTAAAATGGGTCTACCAGTGTGAGGAATCTAACTCAAAGAGGTCACAGGTCAGAAAGTACATTGAGTTCAAAATGGTGGAAGAGAGACCGGTTCTTGATCAAGTCCAAGACTTCAACAAGATTGCTGATTCCATAGTGAGTGCTGGTATGTTTCTAGACGAGACGTTTCATGTGAGTACCATCATTTCCAAGTTTCCACTGTCCTGGAGAGGGTTTAGCACCAGGTTGATGGAAGAGGAGTTTTTGCCGGTCTGGATGTTGATGGAACGAGTCAAAGCTGAGGAGGATCTTCTCAGAAACGGACCACAAAGGGTTACGTATAGACCAGCAACAGGGTCTTGTCAGATGGAAAGGATGCCACCGAGTCTAGGAAGGGGTTCTCAGAGCATAGGTTGGAAGAGGAAAGAACCTGAGAGAGATGGGAGGGTCACCATAGCTTGTGACAACTGTGGCAGGAGGGGACATCTTGCAAAGAACTGTTGGGGGAAGAAGGTTGATGAGAGAGCTTCCAGAAAACCAAACCGGGTTACTTTTTCGCCCACTACACATGTGGGTTCAGAGACTCAAGCAGCATCCAAGAATGACGTGGAGTAA